CCGGCAGGCGGACAGAAAAGAAAACACCCTTAAGGTTGGCGCCGGGTACGCCCTTCCCCGGCTAGTGGAAGGATCGGCCGAAATGAGCCTGGCCGGGCTGGAGTGGGGAGTGGGGATCCCGGGCTCGGTGGGCGGGGCGCTGTTGATGAATGCCGGGGCCTATGGCGGCCAGATGTCGGATATAGTCAAAAAGGTCTGGGGATATACTCAATCCGGTGACCGGCTGACCTTGCGGGCCGCCCAGATAAATTTCGGCTACCGCCATTCCGAATATCCCGAGGGCTTTGTGATCGCTGGCACCGAGCTTGAGATGCAGCAGGGCCGAAGGAACAGGATAAAGTCAGCCATGGAACAGTGGATGAGCAAAAGGCAGAGAAATCAGCCCTTGAGCCTGCCCTCGGCCGGATGCATCTTCAAAAATCCAACTAATGATTCAGCCCGCCGACTGATCGGCGTAGCAGGCCTAAAGGGGAAAAAGATAGGCGGGGCAAAGGTCTCCAGCAAACATGCCAACTTCATTATCAACAACGGCGGGGCCCGAGCGGCCGATGTATTGAAGTTGATCGGCATCATAAAGGAAAGAACCTATAAAACTATCGGCATAGAGCTGGTGCCCGAAGTCAAGACCGTCGGGGAACCATGACCGCTTATTTCGACCGGAAGAGCGCCGGGCGACTACATAAAAAGCGCCGGCAAAAAGGTAAACTGAAAGCCGTATTGGTTCTGATCATCTTCTCGGCAATGCTGGCCGCAGGATTCTATGGATATAAACAAGTCCTTAAAAAAGGGATCTTTACCATAAAACAGGTCAATATCAACGGGAACCGGATGACGGATACCGCCGGGATCATGGAAATAGCCGGAGACCTGAACGGCCGGATCCTCTGGAGGGCAGGGTATAACAAAATCGCGGCCCGGGTCTGCCAAAAATATCCGGCGGTAAAAAGAACCAAATTCACGGTGTGGCCCTGGGGGATAGTGGACCTCCATATCACCGAGCGGAAGCCTCTGGCCGAACTACAGCATGATGGCCAGCTGATTATCGACGCTGAAGGGATGGTCTTCAGGACCGCTCTAATGTCCGCTGACAGCTGCAGGGAAAAACTTCCCCGATTGAAGATGAAGGGAGCCGGCACAGTGGGAGTCTGGCGGACCCTGAGGCTGATAGAGTCGGCCCCCTGGGTGGAGAACGAGTGGTTGTTCGATCCGGCCGACGAGAACGATATAAAGCTGTGGCTGCCGGGAGGGGTGGCGGTACACTTCGGCAACGGTCACTTTAAAAAGCAATGGCAGAAGCTGGGAGAGGTGCTGGAAACCCTGAAGAACGAAAACCTTACCACCACCGGGATAGACCTGCGTTTCAACGGACAGGCTGTGATCAAGAGACAGGCGCTGGTCCTGGGACAAGAAGATAAAGCCAGAGACAACTAAAAATATTTTTGAAAATATAAATCGTCAAGAGCATCATAAAGGAGGCCGGAAATGGCTAATACAATCGTGGGTTTGGATCTGGGCACCACCAAGATCGCCTGCATAATCGCCGAGGTCGAGAGGGATCAGCTTAAAATAGTGGGGGTCGGCACCTGTTCCTCGGAGGAGGGCCTGCGGAGGGGGGTGGTGGTCAACCTGGAGAAGACCGCCCGGTCCATCGAGAAGGCGGTCTCCGAGGCCGAGCTGATGGCGGGGGTCAAGATAAACTCGGTCTATGCCGGGATCGCCGGGGATCATATCCGCTCCATCAATTCACGGGGGGTGATCGCCGTCTCCCGGGGGGGCAACGAGATAACCCAAGCTGACGTGGAGCGGGTGATAGATGCCGCCCAGGCGGTGGCCATTCCCATGGACCGGGAGATCCTGCATGTGATCCCCCAAGGCTTCATCGTCGACGACCAGAAGGGCATCAAGGACCCCATCGGGATGGCCGGGGTGCGGCTGGAGGTGGAGGTCCATATAGTCACCGGGGCGGTGGCCTCGGCCGAGAACATCTACAAGAGCATCAAGCGGGCGGGACTCAAGGTGGACGACCTGGTGCTGCAGCCGCTGGCCTCCAGCTATGCGGTGCTGACACCGGACGAAAAGTCGCTGGGAGTGGCGCTGCTGGACATCGGGGGCGGGACCACCGATATCGCCATGTTCTTCGAGGACTCCATCCGTCACACAGCGGTGATAGGTTTAGGCGGCAACAACCTGACCAGCGATATCGCCATCGGTCTTCGGACCCCCACCGAGCAGGCCGAGAGCAT
This window of the Candidatus Edwardsbacteria bacterium genome carries:
- a CDS encoding FtsQ-type POTRA domain-containing protein yields the protein MTAYFDRKSAGRLHKKRRQKGKLKAVLVLIIFSAMLAAGFYGYKQVLKKGIFTIKQVNINGNRMTDTAGIMEIAGDLNGRILWRAGYNKIAARVCQKYPAVKRTKFTVWPWGIVDLHITERKPLAELQHDGQLIIDAEGMVFRTALMSADSCREKLPRLKMKGAGTVGVWRTLRLIESAPWVENEWLFDPADENDIKLWLPGGVAVHFGNGHFKKQWQKLGEVLETLKNENLTTTGIDLRFNGQAVIKRQALVLGQEDKARDN
- the ftsA gene encoding cell division protein FtsA, with the translated sequence MANTIVGLDLGTTKIACIIAEVERDQLKIVGVGTCSSEEGLRRGVVVNLEKTARSIEKAVSEAELMAGVKINSVYAGIAGDHIRSINSRGVIAVSRGGNEITQADVERVIDAAQAVAIPMDREILHVIPQGFIVDDQKGIKDPIGMAGVRLEVEVHIVTGAVASAENIYKSIKRAGLKVDDLVLQPLASSYAVLTPDEKSLGVALLDIGGGTTDIAMFFEDSIRHTAVIGLGGNNLTSDIAIGLRTPTEQAESIKKKYGCATLSQVKEDEMIGVFGVAGREEREVSRQVLAQIIEPRMEEIFSLASREIKRSDYGEMLGAGVVLTGGAAKLPGSASLAEQVFNQPARLGEPRGVSGVVDLIKDPMYATGVGLVLYGYARRFKGDSIDDSNPFESILGKMKGWFGDLFNG
- the murB gene encoding UDP-N-acetylmuramate dehydrogenase, coding for MKIPSNILKQLAAKAKGQCRFSEPMSRHTSFRIGGPADLLVIPADEADLQNLLAGIHKSRIPYMVLGNGTNLLVLDGGIRGVVIKMTAGFRQADRKENTLKVGAGYALPRLVEGSAEMSLAGLEWGVGIPGSVGGALLMNAGAYGGQMSDIVKKVWGYTQSGDRLTLRAAQINFGYRHSEYPEGFVIAGTELEMQQGRRNRIKSAMEQWMSKRQRNQPLSLPSAGCIFKNPTNDSARRLIGVAGLKGKKIGGAKVSSKHANFIINNGGARAADVLKLIGIIKERTYKTIGIELVPEVKTVGEP